The Paenibacillus sp. RUD330 genome has a segment encoding these proteins:
- a CDS encoding NAD(P)-dependent alcohol dehydrogenase: MKTYEIQGGFGLQHLQAAERGLPAAGPGEVLVKIKAATLNSRDIGVIEGYYHPDAQLPLIPVSDGAGEVAALGTGVSAFKLGDRVAGIFTQSWISGEPTRDNWSSTLGSPLNGMLAEYVVLPEKGLVHVPAHLSDEEAAALPCAGVTAWQAIVVEGGVKAGDTVVVQGTGGVSLFALQFAKLQGAVVIATSGSDEKLERALRLGADHGINYRRNPDWDQAVLELTDGRGADHIVDVGGSATLNRSISALRVGGRISIVGLLSGGKVEGLELVPAILRRARLQAINVGSREHFEAMNRAIAASGLRPAIDKVFPFGQAPEALRHLAEGSYFGKIAIKF, from the coding sequence ATGAAAACCTATGAGATCCAAGGCGGCTTCGGACTTCAGCACCTGCAAGCTGCGGAGCGCGGGCTGCCTGCGGCCGGACCCGGCGAGGTTCTGGTCAAAATCAAGGCCGCCACCCTCAACTCCAGAGATATCGGCGTCATTGAAGGCTATTACCATCCGGATGCTCAGCTTCCGCTCATCCCGGTATCCGATGGCGCAGGCGAGGTGGCCGCGCTCGGAACGGGCGTGTCCGCCTTCAAGCTCGGCGACCGGGTTGCAGGCATCTTCACCCAGAGCTGGATTTCGGGAGAGCCGACGCGGGACAATTGGAGCAGCACGCTCGGGAGTCCTCTGAACGGCATGCTCGCCGAGTACGTCGTGCTCCCGGAGAAGGGGCTGGTGCATGTTCCTGCCCATTTGTCGGACGAGGAAGCGGCCGCCCTGCCGTGCGCCGGCGTCACGGCCTGGCAGGCAATCGTCGTGGAAGGCGGGGTGAAGGCAGGGGACACCGTCGTCGTGCAGGGAACCGGCGGCGTCTCTCTGTTCGCCCTCCAATTCGCCAAGCTGCAGGGAGCCGTCGTCATCGCCACCTCGGGCAGCGATGAGAAGCTGGAGCGGGCTCTGCGGCTGGGAGCCGATCACGGAATCAACTACAGGCGGAATCCCGATTGGGACCAAGCGGTGCTGGAGCTGACGGACGGCCGCGGTGCCGACCATATCGTCGATGTCGGAGGCTCCGCCACGCTCAACCGGTCCATCTCCGCGCTGCGGGTCGGCGGCCGGATCAGCATCGTCGGCCTGCTCTCCGGCGGCAAGGTGGAAGGGCTGGAGCTCGTGCCCGCCATCCTGCGCAGGGCGCGTCTGCAGGCCATCAATGTCGGCAGCCGCGAGCATTTCGAGGCGATGAACCGCGCGATCGCGGCCAGCGGGCTGCGTCCGGCCATCGACAAGGTGTTCCCTTTCGGGCAGGCGCCTGAAGCGCTGCGGCATCTGGCCGAAGGCTCCTATTTCGGCAAAATCGCCATCAAATTCTAA
- a CDS encoding ABC transporter ATP-binding protein translates to MAQIELRNIGKKFKQEAVIENLNLTIRSGSFTVLVGPSGCGKSTTLRMVAGLERQTEGEIWIDGKCVSDTPPGLRDVAMVFQNYALYPTMSVRGNIEFGLKNKGVAKPERERLIGDISELVGLTPYLDKKPQSLSGGQRQRVALARAMVKQPKVFILDEPLSNLDAKLRSQMRTELIQLHKRLGTTFVYVTHDQVEAMSMGDEIVVMDKGVIQQADGPMAIYGQPANLFTAQFIGTPPMNVLLPEDMHALGIPAMPGVHYAGFRPEHAVLNPPDGTEGIMLRGRIATRESLGAEQIYQLELASGALVSVKTFLRPMETVEWAAAAIPAEALHAFDVRGNRVECSLNEWREAAGGGILTAAGAGGRS, encoded by the coding sequence ATGGCGCAGATCGAGCTGCGGAACATCGGCAAGAAATTCAAGCAGGAAGCCGTCATCGAGAATCTCAATCTGACGATCCGAAGCGGTTCGTTCACGGTGCTCGTCGGACCTTCCGGCTGCGGCAAGTCGACGACGCTGAGAATGGTTGCCGGGCTGGAGCGGCAGACGGAGGGCGAGATCTGGATCGACGGGAAATGCGTGAGCGACACGCCGCCGGGGCTGCGGGACGTGGCCATGGTATTCCAGAACTATGCGCTGTATCCGACGATGAGCGTGCGCGGCAACATCGAGTTCGGACTCAAGAACAAGGGTGTCGCGAAGCCGGAGCGGGAGCGGCTGATCGGCGATATCTCCGAGCTTGTGGGGCTGACACCCTATCTGGACAAGAAGCCGCAGAGCCTCTCCGGCGGACAGAGGCAGCGCGTCGCTCTCGCCCGCGCCATGGTGAAGCAGCCGAAGGTGTTCATTCTGGACGAACCGCTGTCCAACCTCGATGCCAAGCTGCGCAGCCAGATGCGGACGGAGCTGATCCAGCTGCACAAGCGGCTCGGGACGACGTTTGTATATGTCACGCATGACCAGGTCGAGGCGATGTCGATGGGAGACGAGATCGTGGTGATGGACAAGGGGGTAATCCAGCAGGCGGACGGTCCCATGGCGATCTATGGGCAGCCGGCCAATCTGTTCACCGCGCAGTTCATCGGGACGCCTCCCATGAATGTGCTGCTGCCGGAAGACATGCATGCTCTCGGCATTCCGGCCATGCCGGGCGTCCATTATGCCGGATTCCGCCCGGAGCATGCGGTGCTGAATCCGCCGGACGGCACGGAGGGCATCATGCTGAGGGGGCGGATCGCGACGCGGGAAAGCCTTGGAGCGGAGCAGATCTACCAGCTTGAGCTTGCCAGCGGCGCCTTGGTTTCCGTCAAAACGTTCCTGAGGCCGATGGAAACGGTGGAATGGGCGGCCGCCGCCATCCCGGCCGAGGCTTTGCATGCTTTCGATGTCCGAGGGAACCGGGTCGAATGCAGCCTGAACGAGTGGAGGGAGGCCGCTGGCGGCGGAATCCTGACAGCGGCCGGAGCCGGAGGACGATCATGA
- a CDS encoding sugar ABC transporter permease, with amino-acid sequence MTTAWDKLRPYGMVAPAILVFSLFFIYPIFYMIYLSLFDWNFVSPDKAFVGLANFRELLADEDFRKVLGNTSLYTALVVSLTTGISLLLALWLNRSGWFHGFVQGAIFTPHIISLVSISLLWSWLMDPEYGLLNGILGWAGIGGLPWLSHPDTALLSLVLVAVWKGIGYNALVFIAGLQSIPADIYEAASLDRSRPLTTFRRLTLPMLSPTIFFLVVINMIGSFQVFETIAIMTGGGPVNATNTLVYYIYEYGFRFFKIGYASAAGVILLLIVGVLTLLYFRLLSAKVHYR; translated from the coding sequence ATGACGACCGCCTGGGACAAGCTTCGCCCCTATGGCATGGTCGCGCCGGCCATCCTCGTGTTTTCGCTGTTTTTCATCTATCCCATCTTCTACATGATCTACCTCAGCCTCTTCGACTGGAACTTCGTCAGCCCCGACAAGGCCTTCGTCGGCCTGGCCAACTTCCGGGAGCTGCTGGCGGACGAGGATTTCCGCAAGGTGCTCGGCAACACATCGCTGTACACCGCGCTTGTCGTCTCGCTGACGACCGGCATCTCCTTGCTGCTCGCCCTGTGGCTGAACCGCAGCGGCTGGTTCCATGGCTTCGTGCAGGGAGCGATATTCACGCCGCATATCATCTCGCTCGTCTCGATCTCGCTGCTCTGGAGCTGGCTGATGGATCCGGAGTACGGACTGCTGAACGGCATCCTGGGCTGGGCGGGCATCGGCGGGCTTCCGTGGCTGTCTCATCCCGACACGGCTCTGCTTTCCTTGGTGCTGGTGGCTGTCTGGAAAGGGATCGGCTACAACGCTCTCGTGTTCATCGCCGGCCTGCAGAGCATTCCGGCGGACATCTACGAAGCCGCTTCGCTCGACCGTTCGCGGCCTCTGACCACGTTCCGGCGGCTGACGCTGCCGATGCTGTCGCCGACGATATTCTTCCTGGTCGTCATCAACATGATCGGATCGTTCCAGGTGTTCGAGACGATCGCGATCATGACCGGAGGCGGTCCCGTGAATGCGACCAATACGCTCGTGTACTACATTTATGAATACGGCTTCCGCTTTTTCAAGATCGGATACGCCTCTGCCGCGGGAGTCATCCTGCTGCTCATCGTCGGCGTCCTGACGCTGCTGTACTTCCGCCTGCTGTCCGCCAAAGTCCACTATCGCTGA
- a CDS encoding ABC transporter substrate-binding protein, whose amino-acid sequence MARKTMTAAMSILLSAALAACGTGGDNKGTAEAEGGSNAAAAGSAASEGKITIRYWYAFGDKIEEAKQHLVKEFNASQDRIEVVAEHQGNYDDLHAKVQAAFAAGHAPAVTDLEIASTGVFARSGMLEELTAYADRDKDQLQLDDFNPGLMGNAYVDGKLYGLPFMRSTPILYKNVTMLKDAGLDPQGPKTWDELEQYARVLKEKGKNGMTVPADIWFYEALVAQSGGRMLSEDGKKAAFNSPEGVAPVEFWKKLVAEGLIKIPVGDEAGATADKDWANQLSAFKFGSTAGVTGSLEIAKGNGFELETAFMPANKSYGVPTGGCQLVITSKSSREEKEAAWEFLKWMTSKENTIYQHKHVGYLPTRLSAVQSEELQTHFKEYPQFKVAVDQLQYARPRPMENGYPEVARIVRTAIEKAILDPKTTPQAAMDDAAKKADKLLSK is encoded by the coding sequence ATGGCAAGAAAAACGATGACCGCAGCGATGTCCATCCTGCTCTCCGCGGCGCTTGCCGCTTGCGGCACAGGCGGGGACAACAAAGGAACCGCCGAGGCGGAAGGCGGCTCGAATGCGGCAGCGGCGGGATCGGCTGCATCCGAAGGCAAGATCACGATCAGATATTGGTACGCCTTCGGAGACAAGATCGAAGAAGCCAAGCAGCATCTCGTCAAGGAATTCAACGCTTCCCAGGACCGGATCGAGGTCGTGGCGGAGCATCAGGGCAATTACGACGACCTTCATGCCAAGGTGCAGGCGGCTTTCGCTGCCGGACATGCTCCCGCCGTCACCGATCTGGAGATCGCCTCCACGGGAGTATTCGCCCGCTCCGGCATGCTGGAGGAGCTGACGGCTTATGCGGACCGGGACAAGGACCAGCTGCAGCTGGACGATTTCAATCCCGGCCTCATGGGCAACGCCTATGTCGACGGCAAGCTGTACGGGCTCCCCTTCATGCGCAGCACGCCGATCCTCTACAAGAACGTCACGATGCTGAAGGACGCCGGACTCGATCCGCAAGGGCCGAAGACATGGGATGAGCTGGAGCAGTATGCCCGCGTGCTGAAGGAGAAGGGCAAGAACGGCATGACGGTGCCGGCCGACATCTGGTTCTACGAGGCGCTTGTCGCCCAGAGCGGAGGCCGGATGCTGAGCGAGGACGGCAAGAAGGCCGCGTTCAACTCTCCTGAAGGCGTAGCGCCCGTAGAATTCTGGAAAAAGCTTGTTGCCGAAGGGCTGATCAAAATTCCGGTAGGCGACGAAGCGGGCGCCACGGCGGACAAGGATTGGGCAAACCAGCTGTCCGCGTTCAAGTTCGGCTCCACGGCAGGCGTCACCGGCAGCCTGGAGATCGCCAAGGGCAACGGTTTCGAGCTCGAGACGGCTTTCATGCCGGCGAACAAATCCTACGGCGTGCCGACCGGAGGCTGCCAGCTCGTCATCACCTCGAAGAGCAGCAGGGAAGAGAAGGAAGCGGCCTGGGAATTCCTCAAGTGGATGACCTCCAAGGAGAATACGATCTACCAGCACAAGCATGTCGGCTATCTCCCGACCCGTCTGTCCGCCGTTCAGAGCGAAGAGCTGCAGACGCATTTCAAGGAGTATCCGCAGTTCAAGGTGGCCGTCGACCAGCTTCAATATGCAAGGCCGCGCCCGATGGAGAACGGGTATCCGGAGGTGGCCCGAATCGTACGGACTGCCATCGAGAAGGCGATCCTCGATCCGAAGACAACCCCGCAGGCAGCGATGGACGACGCGGCCAAGAAGGCGGACAAGCTGCTGTCGAAATAG
- a CDS encoding serine hydrolase, whose amino-acid sequence MEHQARLPRTTPEAQGIPSAAVIGFLDAVRERQLELHSFMLLRRGQVAAEGWWAPYRPEYPHMLFSLSKSFTSTAIGFAEAEGLLSVNDPVIGFFPDEAPETVPDNLAAMEIRHLLMMGTGHAADVTGNVQKDDNWVRGFLQEPVEYAPGTHFAYNSAATYMLAAILQQVTGQSLLTYLKPRLFAPLGLSEGTWETCPRGIAAGGWGLSLTTEDIAKFGQLYLQRGEWQGERILPAAWVEKATGFQIGNDDGRANDWTQGYGYQFWRSRHGAYRGDGAFGQYCLVMPEQEAVLAITSGVADMQAVLDIVWDKLLPALSGSSLEPDESGQAELAERLKELRIDPLQAGTSSPNEAQLEGKVFHLEPNELELGTIGLRFAEQGAELVLGSSSRDDQAVRLGRGKWEAARICLGQVKQGAVQRVEGSFAWRDSDTLRIELMLVETPFTYVFECRLDGEALELQFSANVGWEPGKVLKIAGHAAAIA is encoded by the coding sequence ATGGAACATCAAGCTCGTCTGCCAAGAACGACACCGGAGGCGCAGGGCATTCCGTCCGCTGCGGTCATCGGATTTCTGGACGCCGTTCGCGAACGGCAGCTGGAGCTGCACAGCTTCATGCTGCTTCGGCGCGGACAGGTGGCCGCTGAAGGCTGGTGGGCGCCGTATCGGCCGGAATACCCGCATATGCTGTTCTCGCTCAGCAAGAGCTTCACGTCGACTGCGATCGGATTCGCGGAAGCGGAAGGACTGCTGTCGGTCAACGACCCGGTCATCGGCTTCTTTCCGGACGAAGCGCCTGAGACGGTGCCGGACAACCTCGCCGCGATGGAGATCCGCCATCTGCTGATGATGGGGACGGGGCATGCCGCCGACGTGACCGGCAACGTGCAGAAGGACGACAACTGGGTCAGAGGCTTTCTGCAGGAGCCGGTGGAATACGCCCCCGGCACGCACTTCGCCTACAACAGCGCGGCGACTTACATGCTCGCCGCCATTCTTCAGCAGGTCACCGGCCAGTCCCTGCTGACGTATCTGAAGCCGCGTCTGTTCGCTCCGCTCGGCCTGTCGGAAGGAACATGGGAAACATGTCCGCGCGGAATCGCGGCCGGCGGCTGGGGCCTGAGCCTGACGACCGAGGACATCGCCAAGTTCGGCCAGCTGTATTTGCAGCGCGGGGAATGGCAAGGCGAGCGGATATTGCCCGCAGCTTGGGTCGAGAAGGCGACGGGCTTCCAGATCGGCAACGACGACGGCCGCGCCAACGACTGGACGCAAGGCTACGGCTATCAGTTCTGGCGCAGCCGTCACGGCGCCTACCGGGGCGACGGCGCATTCGGCCAGTATTGCCTGGTCATGCCGGAGCAGGAGGCGGTGCTCGCCATCACCTCCGGAGTGGCCGATATGCAAGCCGTGCTGGACATCGTATGGGATAAGCTGCTGCCTGCCCTGTCCGGCAGCAGCCTGGAGCCGGATGAATCGGGGCAGGCTGAGCTTGCCGAGCGGCTGAAGGAGCTGCGCATCGATCCGCTGCAGGCTGGAACGTCCTCCCCGAATGAAGCCCAGCTGGAAGGGAAGGTCTTCCATCTGGAGCCGAACGAGTTGGAGCTCGGAACGATCGGGCTGCGCTTCGCGGAGCAAGGAGCCGAGCTCGTGCTCGGCAGCAGCAGCCGCGATGATCAGGCGGTCCGTTTGGGACGCGGCAAGTGGGAGGCGGCCCGCATTTGCCTCGGCCAAGTCAAACAAGGCGCCGTACAGCGCGTGGAAGGCAGCTTCGCATGGAGGGATTCCGATACGCTGCGCATTGAGCTGATGCTCGTGGAGACGCCGTTCACGTATGTCTTTGAATGCCGGCTGGACGGGGAAGCGCTCGAGCTGCAGTTCTCGGCCAACGTCGGCTGGGAGCCCGGCAAGGTTCTGAAGATCGCCGGACATGCGGCTGCGATTGCCTGA
- a CDS encoding carbohydrate ABC transporter permease: MRLAASGRLLLAGFNRACMLLLVLVFAMPFAWMISTSFKTLPETMIFPPVWIPRNLIWENYTAAWNTGPFLRYAANSIVIAVGILLLQMLTIIPAAYAFARYRFAGSRLLFGIVMVTLMIPAQLIFLPVYLELSAFNLLNTHLGLILPFASSAFGIFLLRQAFMQIPDELIEAARLDLASEGRIILRLMLPMVKPVLVTFALFSFIAHWNDYFWPLVMTTNETARTLPLAIAKIREVEGVATWNVLMAGNLILVAPILAVFIASQRHIIQAFVYNGVK, encoded by the coding sequence ATGCGGCTGGCGGCGTCCGGCAGGCTGCTGCTCGCCGGCTTCAACCGGGCCTGCATGCTGCTGCTCGTGCTCGTATTCGCCATGCCGTTCGCATGGATGATTTCCACGTCGTTCAAGACGCTGCCGGAAACGATGATTTTCCCGCCCGTATGGATTCCCCGGAATCTCATCTGGGAGAATTACACGGCCGCCTGGAATACGGGACCGTTCCTGCGTTATGCAGCGAACAGCATCGTCATCGCCGTCGGCATCCTTCTGCTCCAGATGCTGACGATCATTCCGGCCGCCTATGCGTTCGCCCGGTACCGGTTCGCCGGTTCGAGGCTGCTGTTCGGCATCGTGATGGTCACGCTGATGATTCCGGCGCAGCTGATCTTCCTCCCCGTCTATCTGGAGCTGAGCGCCTTCAACCTGCTCAACACGCATCTGGGCCTCATCCTGCCCTTCGCCTCCAGCGCCTTCGGCATCTTCCTGCTGCGCCAAGCGTTCATGCAGATTCCCGACGAGCTGATCGAGGCGGCGCGGCTGGATCTGGCCAGCGAGGGCCGGATCATCCTGCGTCTCATGTTGCCGATGGTCAAGCCGGTGCTCGTGACGTTCGCCTTGTTCAGCTTCATCGCGCATTGGAACGATTACTTCTGGCCGCTCGTCATGACGACGAACGAGACGGCCCGCACGCTGCCGCTGGCCATCGCCAAAATCAGGGAAGTAGAGGGAGTCGCGACCTGGAACGTGCTCATGGCGGGCAATCTCATCCTTGTCGCTCCGATTCTCGCGGTCTTTATCGCCTCTCAGCGGCATATCATCCAGGCTTTCGTCTATAACGGGGTCAAATGA
- a CDS encoding glycerophosphodiester phosphodiesterase family protein, which yields MKRERRLPWSRLPERLPGWLSGWLSGRGPRLALLASCSLLLISATVPQRHPVLVVAHRGASHGAPENTMAAFELARRHGADWLELDIRQSRDGALVVIHDEALKRTTGAEGRVQDHDLAALRQLDAGRWFGKEFAGERIPELKDVLDRFLGRIGLLVELKDPELYPGMEDELVRLLEPYEGRGELTLQSFDLEALRRVHGRLPGIPAAALVREPEAEKPSAAFKIDWKALGTEFSSVNIQSGLADAAVVKEIHEAGGRVMVWTISGRREMEQAIGKGVDGVIANDPSL from the coding sequence ATGAAACGGGAGCGCAGGCTTCCATGGAGCCGGCTGCCGGAGCGGCTGCCCGGCTGGCTGTCCGGCTGGCTGTCCGGCAGAGGGCCGAGGCTTGCCCTGCTGGCGTCCTGCTCGCTTCTGCTCATCTCCGCCACGGTTCCGCAGCGCCACCCGGTGCTCGTCGTCGCCCATAGGGGCGCCTCGCACGGCGCGCCGGAAAATACGATGGCTGCCTTCGAGCTGGCCCGCCGCCATGGAGCCGACTGGCTGGAGCTCGACATCCGCCAAAGCCGGGACGGAGCGCTCGTCGTCATCCACGACGAAGCGCTGAAGCGGACGACCGGCGCGGAAGGCCGAGTGCAGGACCATGACCTCGCTGCGCTTCGGCAGCTCGATGCCGGACGCTGGTTCGGCAAGGAATTCGCGGGGGAGCGGATTCCCGAGCTGAAGGATGTCCTGGACCGCTTCCTCGGCCGAATCGGCTTGCTCGTCGAGCTGAAGGATCCGGAGCTCTATCCCGGCATGGAAGACGAGCTGGTCCGGCTGCTTGAGCCTTATGAAGGACGCGGAGAGCTCACGCTCCAGTCTTTCGACCTCGAGGCGCTGCGGCGCGTGCACGGACGGCTGCCGGGAATTCCGGCGGCGGCTCTCGTACGGGAGCCGGAGGCGGAGAAGCCATCAGCTGCGTTCAAAATAGACTGGAAGGCGCTGGGAACGGAGTTCAGCTCCGTCAATATCCAGTCGGGCCTGGCTGATGCCGCAGTCGTGAAGGAAATCCACGAGGCCGGCGGCCGCGTCATGGTCTGGACGATATCGGGCAGAAGGGAAATGGAACAGGCGATCGGAAAGGGAGTTGACGGCGTCATTGCCAACGATCCTTCCCTGTGA